The following proteins are co-located in the Sulfurospirillum deleyianum DSM 6946 genome:
- a CDS encoding LptF/LptG family permease, translated as MKLFETYIIKNYLKNFLVIFIGLDLFYVGVDLLTNYKNIPDSANLQILYALFQAMSAINYVLPLSIVFAMIVTYFAMLKTNELICMYASSITKKALVRPLFGVALVLSLLHIGLNYTEFAYAYEYGSNLKKYNRISNSSEDLFIKHDQQYVYFKKLDPLKQVAYDVTIFDVESADVKRIIRAKMASFVKDVWWLKEVEITHKPSITSLDDKGFWIEKQETLQAMKNFKPKIMDNVYQSDFSLSIRDGIDALRFFETQGVNTSKIKSTLFYQLFFPFFAPFLSVILFYNAPLMGRYFNTALVASSFAFVTLLVWSSLFLLSRLAINSVLIPEIAIFLPIVMLAFIALYFYVKRA; from the coding sequence TTTTTATCGGATTGGATTTATTCTATGTGGGTGTTGATCTGCTCACCAACTATAAAAATATCCCTGATTCAGCGAATTTACAGATTTTGTATGCTCTTTTTCAAGCGATGAGTGCTATTAATTATGTTTTACCGCTCTCCATCGTTTTTGCCATGATTGTTACGTATTTTGCGATGCTTAAAACCAATGAATTGATTTGTATGTATGCTTCGAGTATTACGAAAAAAGCGCTGGTTCGTCCTCTTTTTGGTGTCGCATTGGTGTTGAGTCTTTTGCATATAGGACTCAATTACACCGAGTTTGCCTATGCGTATGAGTATGGCTCTAACTTGAAAAAGTACAATCGTATTTCAAATAGTTCTGAAGATTTATTTATCAAACATGACCAGCAATATGTCTATTTTAAAAAATTAGACCCTCTCAAACAAGTTGCCTATGATGTAACGATTTTTGATGTCGAAAGTGCGGATGTTAAGCGTATTATTCGTGCAAAAATGGCCTCTTTTGTGAAGGATGTTTGGTGGCTCAAAGAGGTTGAAATTACGCATAAACCCTCTATCACTTCTTTAGATGATAAAGGTTTTTGGATAGAAAAACAAGAAACGCTTCAAGCCATGAAAAATTTTAAACCAAAAATTATGGACAATGTGTATCAAAGTGATTTTTCTCTCTCCATTCGTGATGGCATTGATGCTTTACGTTTTTTTGAAACACAAGGTGTGAATACCAGCAAAATTAAATCAACCCTTTTTTATCAGCTTTTTTTCCCCTTTTTTGCTCCTTTTTTAAGTGTCATTCTTTTTTATAATGCCCCTTTGATGGGACGTTACTTCAATACGGCATTGGTAGCCTCCTCATTTGCTTTTGTCACTTTATTGGTCTGGAGTTCACTCTTCTTGTTGAGTCGTTTAGCGATTAATAGTGTCTTAATTCCAGAAATTGCTATTTTCTTACCGATTGTCATGCTTGCTTTTATCGCACTATATTTTTATGTCAAACGAGCGTAA